Within the Legionella pneumophila subsp. pneumophila str. Philadelphia 1 genome, the region GACTAACAGGGTATCGCGCATGGCTCCATCCAATGGCTGACCATCAATTTCGGTTACTTGAAAGACATGCCCATGGAAATGCATGGGGTGAGACATAGAGGATTTATTTTCATAGATCATTTCAACACGATCACCGAAATGGATTACTTTTGGCGAGACATCTGGCCAGCTTTGCTTGTTCATGGTCCAAATATAACCATTCATCTGCCCGTCAAGCACGTAGTGCAAACGAGCATTTATTTTTTTATTGGTTAAAGCATTTTTTCCTTTTAGTTTTTTTTCCAACTCATAGTAGTTGACACGTCCCGTTTTATTCGTGGTATTGGGAGATAGTATCGGGGTAGGTGTGTTATCTGTTTTTAGAATTAGACCGGTTTGTTTGTTTGTTCCTTCTGCCATGGCTTTAATAGGGAATGCTCCGCCTGCAGAAGGAATCTCAACAAGCAAATCCATACGATTACCAACGCCAATAGGAAAAGAACTATCTACAATCGGCTCAATGTTTTCACCATCAACAGCAATCAAAGTGGCTGATAGTTTCCCGGTATCAATTTTAAAATTGGTGGAGGAAGACGCATTGATGATTCGTAACCTCACTTTTTTTAAGGGTTGAACTGAAATTACATCAGGTGCTGCGAATGTTTTTTTGTTGGCGAGAAATGCATCATAGGTCACGTCATTCAAATCGTTACCGGAATCCATTGCCTTCATGTCCATTTTAGCGGTTCTTAACTGATCAAATATTAACTGGGGATCCTTGTAAGTAAAATCCTCTAAAAACAGAATGACTTCTTGTAAGTCTTTATGCGGGTCATCCTTGTCATAAATAATCAAAGGGGCAGAAAGTTGCTTTTGCTCTTGAAATTTTTGATGCGAGTGCATCCAATAGGTTCCGGCTTGCAATAATCTGTAGTTAAATAATTTATTTTGCCCTGGTTGAATCAGGATTTGACTCACGTCAGGTACTCCATCCTGATCGCTTGGGACAATTAATCCATGCCAATGAAGAGTTATTGGTGACGCACTTTTATTTTCAACTAAAACATGAAACATATCTCCTTTATTGGCAAAGTAACCTTTGTTGTCCTTTGTGCCGTCCGGGTGGGTAAAGGTGAGTTTAAATTCCTTTGTTTTTTTTCCTTTACCATCGACCTGGAATTCCTCTTCACTGACGGTTATGACCGTCGGTTTAAGTTTGCTATCTGTTGCATAAGAGAAATTAAAAAGGGTTATCATGATAGTTATTGCCATGATAAAAACGAATATTTTACCCAAAGTGCGCACTGTAATTTTATTAATTAGAATTTTTTGCCAACGGGCTTTGTCCAGAGGAGTTATT harbors:
- a CDS encoding multicopper oxidase family protein produces the protein MTNTTDFYSITPLDKARWQKILINKITVRTLGKIFVFIMAITIMITLFNFSYATDSKLKPTVITVSEEEFQVDGKGKKTKEFKLTFTHPDGTKDNKGYFANKGDMFHVLVENKSASPITLHWHGLIVPSDQDGVPDVSQILIQPGQNKLFNYRLLQAGTYWMHSHQKFQEQKQLSAPLIIYDKDDPHKDLQEVILFLEDFTYKDPQLIFDQLRTAKMDMKAMDSGNDLNDVTYDAFLANKKTFAAPDVISVQPLKKVRLRIINASSSTNFKIDTGKLSATLIAVDGENIEPIVDSSFPIGVGNRMDLLVEIPSAGGAFPIKAMAEGTNKQTGLILKTDNTPTPILSPNTTNKTGRVNYYELEKKLKGKNALTNKKINARLHYVLDGQMNGYIWTMNKQSWPDVSPKVIHFGDRVEMIYENKSSMSHPMHFHGHVFQVTEIDGQPLDGAMRDTLLVQPHSTVKVQFDALNPGIWANHCHNLYHLNAGMFTTFEYQHYPKPDFYLKTIRQSKNNN